In Amyelois transitella isolate CPQ chromosome 3, ilAmyTran1.1, whole genome shotgun sequence, a single genomic region encodes these proteins:
- the LOC106135446 gene encoding cytoplasmic tRNA 2-thiolation protein 2, whose protein sequence is MSICKKCNGYGTVILRKVDSYCESCFLIGANHKFRACLGKTKTLSPNEKVLICIKGGLGSTVLLDLVSNGLTLDNHKKLRIIPYFLHLKGFENEEKNLEIAKAVIKMCNVYGFNVYVSNISDYIHSDYILPDVNTLPTLDDVTVDRFQMLIRSMPPTAQIDFLAKIKRKLFIRVAQKLECKFIFSAETTTTLAHHLLSNIATGRGSQVQNDIGFSDNRDTIKILRPIKDITKEELTHYVHVKALKVIHNQETERKDSLQSIISAFVTDLQVNFPATVSTICKTADKIGNHHHKTNKCEICESDLDMENSQLSALEATSFSRIISIMEPQHRNRDNITNKNSSLFPYIHKFLCYGCSRNLSEASNSELPSYILDKIKVS, encoded by the exons ATGAGTATTTGCAAGAAATGTAACGGATATGGAACTGTAATTTTAAGGAAAGTGGATAGTTATTGTGAATCTTGCTTCCTCATTGGTGCTAACCATAAATTTCGAGCATGTCTTGGAAAAACTAAAACTTTGTCACCAAAtgaaaaagttttgatttgtaTAAAGGGAGGACTTGGTTCCACTGTATTATTGGATCTGGTTAGCAATGGTTTGACCCTCGACAATCATAAGAAGCTTCGGATAATACCATACTTTTTACATTTGAAAG GCTTTGAAAATGAGGAAAAAAACCTAGAAATTGCCAAAGCAGTTATAAAAATGTGCAATGTCTATGGATTTAATGTATATGTCTCTAATATATCAGACTACATACACtctgattatattttaccAGATGTTAATACACTACCTACATTGGATGATGTCACAGTAGACAGGTTTCAAATGCTCATAAGGAGTATGCCACCCACTGCCCAGATTGATTTTCtagccaaaataaaaaggaaactaTTCATAAGAGTTGCTCAAAAGTTagaatgtaaatttattttttctgctGAAACAACTACCACATTAGCACATCACTTACTGTCTAATATTGCAACTGGAAGAGGATCACAAGTACAAAATGACATA gGGTTTTCAGACAACAGAGACACTATTAAGATATTGAGGCCCAtcaaagatattacaaaagaAGAACTTACTCATTATGTACATGTAAAAGCATTAAAAGTTATTCACAATCAAGAAACAGAGAGAAAAGATAGTTTGCAATCAATAATAAGTGCTTTTGTAACAGATCTTCAAGTCAACTTTCCAGCCACTGTATCAACAATATGTAAAACAGCTGATAAAATTGGCAATCATCATCACAAGACAAATAAGTGTGAGATATGTGAG AGTGATTTGGACATGGAAAATTCACAATTATCTGCACTTGAAGCTACAAGTTTCTCaagaattatttcaataatggAGCCACAACACAGAAATAGGGacaatattacaaataaaaattcctcACTGTTTCCATATATTcacaaatttttatgttatggaTGCAGCAGAAACCTTTCAGAAGCGTCGAACAGTGAGCTTCCAAGCTACATCcttgacaaaataaaagtatcatgA